In the Halichoerus grypus chromosome 4, mHalGry1.hap1.1, whole genome shotgun sequence genome, one interval contains:
- the LOC144378675 gene encoding receptor-type tyrosine-protein phosphatase-like N gives MQQRARRARGAGGPVGVRLILCFVLLSSCPGGWDAVSPHGCLLSRRLCSYLEVCAKEGQGQVGMQPARSRQEVISLAFRYWQGVLQRLVPQGLFWKDDDPQDVKTQKMEDMPRLHASETCMRDA, from the exons ATGCAGCAGCGCGCGCGGCgggcgcggggggccgggggACCTGTGGGGGTGCGTCTGATTCTTTGCTTCGTGCTGTTGAGTAGCTGCCCGGGGGGCTGGGACGCCGTTAGTCCCCACG GCTGTCTCTTGTCCCGAAGACTCTGCTCTTACCTGGAAGTCTGTGCCAAGG AGGGACAGGGCCAGGTGGGAATGCAGCCGGCCAGGTCCCGGCAAGAAGTCATCAGCCTGGCCTTCCGATACTGGCAAGGTGTGCTCCAGCGGCTGGTGCCTCAAG GACTGTTCTGGAAGGATGATGACCCTCAAGATGTGAAGACCCAGAAGATGGAGGACATGCCCAGGCTCCATGCCTCAGAGACCTGCATGAGGGATGCATAG